In Candidatus Atribacteria bacterium ADurb.Bin276, the sequence TTGGAAACTTCTTCTTGAGCTAAAAAAATTTTTTGAATAATTGCTTCCATACTATCTTGGAACCGGATTTCTCCATAGATCAATTCTTTGTCTTCTTCAACTCCCCCTAACTCGTGAGCTAGTTGAATTTTTAAGGCCTGGAAGTTCTTCATATTTATCTTTTGAGAGAATCGGGTAAGTGTTGATTCACTGACTCCACTTTGTTTGGCAACTTCATTTATTGTCATGTGGGTAAAATCTTCAAAATGGGTGAATAGATAATCTGCTACTTTTTTCAAAGATGGAGTAAACGAAGAATAATTACTTTTAATTTTAATTATAAGGGGTGGTTTGTTTTGAGCCAATTCAGTTTACCTCATTCCTTTAAGATTTATTAAACAGATTAGAATAAATATTTTCATCTGTCAATATTAAATTATGTATTTATATCAGAAAAATGATTTTAAAGATATATAATAATTAATAAATAATAGTGAAATATAACTAATTGGTTTTATGATAAAAAACTTTGGTTACTTCGTAACCAGGTTATAACTATTTGAAATTGTATCAGATTCTAAAAAATTAAACCAGATAAAGGAGGAAAAGGATAATATAAAATACAAATATTTTTCGTAGTGTAGAATTAGATCAATAGAACAAAAAGAAAGAAGCAATAAAATAGAACCGAGCTATTTTAAAAAACATTGGTAATCAACAGCATAAGGATCACGATAAAGAGAATAGCAAAGGGCTCGACAACCATGACAATCTTCAATGAAACAGGAATGACATTTCCCCTTAAGATGAGCATGATTGGTTACAGTTTGCAAAAGCTTAGATTTTTCGAGAACCGACCATATTCCTTCTTGAAGGACATTTCCCAAAGAAAAGATAAAACGTCGACAAGGATAAAGTATTCCGTCCGGCATTATGCAAAGCGCTTCGTTGAGATTACAAGCTGCCCCTAAGATATCAAGCTCCGGATAAAATTGGATCCAAAAAGCTTTATAAGGAAGAAGGTCTTCAGAACCAACATCAAGGTCAAAGTATTGAATCAGTTTATTTAAAAGGTTTTCCCAGTCATATTTGTCTAAAACTAAATTTTTTAAACCTCTTCCCTGCCCTTCAGGAATGAATCTTTCCAATATTAATCCGTCAAGGTTGAGCTCTTCGCCTAAGGATAGCATTAATTCTAATTCGGGAAGATTCATCTTTTGGAGTGTAAACATAACAACAGCCTTAAAACGACAGTGAAATTGAATAAGTTTTATTTTCTGCAGGATGGAATCATAAGTGCCTTTCCCCCGGAAAAGATCATTGCTTTGGGAAGTAGCACCTTCCAGTGAGAGTTTAATAGTGCTTAATTTTGAAAATTTTTCAAGTTCACTAAGGTAATCTTCGTTTAATAGCAACCCATTCGTAATTATCATGAGTTCTTGAACAACCGGACTTTGATTTAGAAAGTGGAGCAGTGAAACAAGAACCGACTTATCCAACAAGGGCTCTCCGCCGGTTATATTAATACAGGTTGTATAATTTCGAGATTTTAATTCATTGATAATTTTTTCGGCTACTGAAAGCAAAAAATCCAGACTTGCTCCTTGAGAATATTCCGATTGATAACAATGATGACAACGAAGATTACAGCGATCGGTAATATGCCATTGAAAATTGAAGGTTCGATCTGTAGTTTCTACCGTATTTTTCAGCTCGCTTTCAACCTTTTACTGCTCCACCCGCCAGCCCTTGGACCAGTTCTTTTTCAATAATCATAAATAAAATAACGACCGGAATTAAGGCTAAAAATGCTGCTGCCATAAGATATTGCCATTGAACGGTCCAGCGACCAATGAAATTATATAGACCAAGGGTTAACGGTCTTTTTTCCATCGAAGTTATAAAGGTGAGAGCGAACATAAACTCATTCCAGGCCGATATAAAAGTATAAATGATAGTTGTAACTAATCCCGGCATGGCAATTGGAATAAGAATCCGAGTTATGGTTTGGAGGCGAGAACACCCATCGATAAGCGCTGCTTCTTCAATGGCTTTAGGGATACCCCGAAAATATCCACTTAATAACCAAATTGCAAAAGCTAAGGTAAATACTCCGTTGGTGAGAACTAAGGAAAGCAGATTATCCAAAAGTCCAAGTCGTGCAACAATTTTAAAAAGCGAGATAACTACAATAATAGGAGAGAACATTTGAACCACTAAAAAAAGATACATCATAAAGTTTTTTCCTATAAATCTCAATCGAGCAATGGCATAAGCAGCTGGAACGCATAAAAGCATATTGAATACAGTTGTTCCAATGGCGACAATAAAACTGTTTTTAAAATAAGCAACCAGTGGGTATTTCGACCAAATATCACTAAAATTAGTAAAGGTCAAATTTTTTGGAATCCAGTGAGGCGGGTTAGAATAAACTTCTTCAAGGGGTTTGAGCATAGTTGAAACCATAACAAAAAAAGGAAAGAGCAAAACTAAAAGAACAAATATTATAGCCGGATAAACAAGATAGTGGGTGGTTTTTCTATTCATTATTTATTGCGCTCCTTCTCGGAAGAAATTTCGGGCATAGATAATACTCACAGTGAGGAGAATCGCAAAGGTAATAACTGCCATGGCTGCTGAAGGGCCGAACTTTATGTATTGAAACGCATATTTATAAATATAGGTAATGAGTATATCAGTCGAGTTAGCGGGACCACCTTTGGTGAGAATGTAGATTACGTTAAAATCATTAAATGTCCAAAGGATGGAAAGCAGGGTTGCAACGGTCAGAACTCCACTTAAAAGAGGGAGCGTAACAAATCTGAACTTCGAAACCGATGTTGCTCCATCAACTTCAGCCGCTTCATACAATTCTTGGGGGATTGCCTGTAATCCAGCCAGAAAAACCAATGCCATGAAAGGGATTCCACACCAAATATCAACCCAAATGTTAGCCATAAAAGCCGAAAAAGGAAAAGCTAACCAAACTGGGGGGTTTAAACCAAGCCATCGTAAAGTGTAGTTTAATAATCCAAAGTCGTTATTGTATGTCCATTGCCAGAGCATGGCACTGATTGGAACTGAGCTTGCCCAAGGTATAATGATTAAAGTCCGAGCTAATTTTCTTCCTCTAAAATCGACGTTTAGAAGCAGAGCGATAATCAATCCAATGACAGTTTTTGCAGTTACTGCCAGAGCTGTCCAGATACAAGATCGAATAATAATTTGCCAAAATTCCGGAAGTTTAAAGAGTGTAATAAAGTTACCCATTCCATAGAATCCAGTTAAATTTGCCAATTTATTGACTTTGAAGAGAGACATAAGAAAAACATAAAAGATAGGATAAAACATGAAAACAATTAGAAAAACTGCTGAAGGAATTAAGAGGAGATAGGCTAATCGTGATTCTGTGGTCCAAAATTTTCCAGCCCGACTCATAATCTTCTCCTTTTAGAGGTCGTTAAGAAGTGATCAGCAAAACTTTTAAGTATATAAAGAGAGGGAAGTTTTATCTTCCCTCTCTTTATAAATTGATTTAGAGCCCTCTTAAGGCATCAATGGCGGCTGCAGCATCATCCATAGCTTGTTGTGGTGTTTTCTGTCCAAGGAAAGTTGCCTCGATATTATCCCAAATCAGATCGTTGCATTCTGGCCATTCAGCCATCAATGGCCAGGGTTTGGCACCAGCAATTTGATCAACCATATACTTATATACTGGGGTTTGGAAGAATTCATTGTCGGCAAGTGATTTGGTAACCGGTGGGAAACCAACCAATTTATCGAATTCTAGCCTCCACTCATCGGAATAGAAAAAGTCTAAGAATTTGGATGCTTCGGCTTTGGCTTTTGAATCATTAAACATAACCATAGCATCAGTAACGATAAGTGAACTCTGAGGTTTTCCTTCAAAGTGTGGGAGAGGAGCTACATCCCATTTAAAAGGCACATTTTGTTGAGTAAGAAGTGTTGCACCAAAACCTCCGGTCATCATAATCGCTGCATTTCCGGAAATGAAAAGATTTTGAACCTCATCTCTTTTGTAAGCAGTCACTCCGGGTTGGGTTAAATTATCTTTAACTAAATTGTTCATAAAGGTTAAAGTGCTGACACCGGCTTCGTTGTTGACAATACATTTTCCATAGCTGCCGTCTTCATTGATATCAAAGAAATACCCATCATTACCAAACAAGAAATAAGCAAATTCAGTGAGCTCAACGTATTTTTGACCAGTTAAGGCTATTCCATAGAAATTTTCTTCCGGTTTAGCCACTTTTTCTAACATAGTGCGCATTTCTTCAAAGGTTTCCGGAGCTTTGTCTAAAAGATCAGAACGCCAATACATGACCCGAGTTCCCGCCGCTACTGGCAAACCATAAACCACGCCCTTAATTTTTCCTTCAAAAAGTGCTGGATCAATATTATCGAGTAATTCTGGGCTGAGATGTTGTTCAATCGGTTCCACAACTCCCATGTCCATTAATTCTAACAACCAACGAGTTCCTATAACCGAAAGATCCGGAGCGTTCCCTCCAGCAATATAAGTGATGAGACGATCATGCATATCATTCCATGGTGTAGAAATTATTTCTAAATCAATATCCGGATGTTTTTCTTCAAAAGCTTTTTCTAAATTAGAAGCATATTCCGGTGTTAATCCATCATATTCTGCCCACATAACTCTAACTTTGGTTGCTGCTCCAGCCATTAAAGCCAATCCAAAAACCAAAAACATTGCAAGACATATG encodes:
- the albA_1 gene encoding Antilisterial bacteriocin subtilosin biosynthesis protein AlbA produces the protein MLSVAEKIINELKSRNYTTCINITGGEPLLDKSVLVSLLHFLNQSPVVQELMIITNGLLLNEDYLSELEKFSKLSTIKLSLEGATSQSNDLFRGKGTYDSILQKIKLIQFHCRFKAVVMFTLQKMNLPELELMLSLGEELNLDGLILERFIPEGQGRGLKNLVLDKYDWENLLNKLIQYFDLDVGSEDLLPYKAFWIQFYPELDILGAACNLNEALCIMPDGILYPCRRFIFSLGNVLQEGIWSVLEKSKLLQTVTNHAHLKGKCHSCFIEDCHGCRALCYSLYRDPYAVDYQCFLK
- the ycjP_4 gene encoding Inner membrane ABC transporter permease protein YcjP, producing MNRKTTHYLVYPAIIFVLLVLLFPFFVMVSTMLKPLEEVYSNPPHWIPKNLTFTNFSDIWSKYPLVAYFKNSFIVAIGTTVFNMLLCVPAAYAIARLRFIGKNFMMYLFLVVQMFSPIIVVISLFKIVARLGLLDNLLSLVLTNGVFTLAFAIWLLSGYFRGIPKAIEEAALIDGCSRLQTITRILIPIAMPGLVTTIIYTFISAWNEFMFALTFITSMEKRPLTLGLYNFIGRWTVQWQYLMAAAFLALIPVVILFMIIEKELVQGLAGGAVKG
- the ycjO_5 gene encoding Inner membrane ABC transporter permease protein YcjO, with protein sequence MSRAGKFWTTESRLAYLLLIPSAVFLIVFMFYPIFYVFLMSLFKVNKLANLTGFYGMGNFITLFKLPEFWQIIIRSCIWTALAVTAKTVIGLIIALLLNVDFRGRKLARTLIIIPWASSVPISAMLWQWTYNNDFGLLNYTLRWLGLNPPVWLAFPFSAFMANIWVDIWCGIPFMALVFLAGLQAIPQELYEAAEVDGATSVSKFRFVTLPLLSGVLTVATLLSILWTFNDFNVIYILTKGGPANSTDILITYIYKYAFQYIKFGPSAAMAVITFAILLTVSIIYARNFFREGAQ
- the araN_1 gene encoding putative arabinose-binding protein precursor, which codes for MRKSLWVICLAMFLVFGLALMAGAATKVRVMWAEYDGLTPEYASNLEKAFEEKHPDIDLEIISTPWNDMHDRLITYIAGGNAPDLSVIGTRWLLELMDMGVVEPIEQHLSPELLDNIDPALFEGKIKGVVYGLPVAAGTRVMYWRSDLLDKAPETFEEMRTMLEKVAKPEENFYGIALTGQKYVELTEFAYFLFGNDGYFFDINEDGSYGKCIVNNEAGVSTLTFMNNLVKDNLTQPGVTAYKRDEVQNLFISGNAAIMMTGGFGATLLTQQNVPFKWDVAPLPHFEGKPQSSLIVTDAMVMFNDSKAKAEASKFLDFFYSDEWRLEFDKLVGFPPVTKSLADNEFFQTPVYKYMVDQIAGAKPWPLMAEWPECNDLIWDNIEATFLGQKTPQQAMDDAAAAIDALRGL